One Streptomyces hundungensis DNA segment encodes these proteins:
- a CDS encoding isochorismatase family protein gives MTGIPPIAPYSLPPSHALPENSVRWTVHPDRAVLLIHDMQSYFLNPFEDGMRSTLVHTVADLKKRCAALGVPVAYTAQPGSMTDEERGLLKDFWGPGMRTDEAERAIVPELEPDPEDWLSTKWRYSAFFKSELLQRMRALQRDQLIVCGVYAHIGVLSTALDAFSNDVQPFLVADALGDFSAAHHRLTLAYAARSCAMVVRSEDVLA, from the coding sequence ATGACGGGAATACCACCGATCGCGCCCTACAGTCTGCCGCCGAGTCATGCGCTGCCGGAGAACTCCGTGCGCTGGACCGTCCACCCGGATCGGGCGGTGCTCCTCATCCACGACATGCAGAGCTACTTCCTCAATCCCTTTGAGGACGGCATGCGCAGCACCTTGGTGCACACCGTCGCCGACCTCAAGAAGCGCTGCGCGGCGCTGGGAGTGCCGGTGGCCTACACCGCTCAGCCCGGCAGCATGACGGACGAGGAACGCGGGCTCCTCAAGGACTTCTGGGGCCCCGGCATGCGCACCGACGAGGCCGAACGCGCGATCGTGCCCGAACTCGAACCCGACCCGGAGGACTGGCTGAGCACGAAGTGGCGCTACAGCGCGTTCTTCAAGTCGGAGCTGCTCCAGCGCATGCGCGCTCTCCAGCGTGACCAGCTGATCGTTTGCGGCGTCTACGCACACATCGGTGTGCTGTCGACGGCTCTGGACGCGTTCTCCAACGACGTCCAGCCCTTCCTGGTCGCCGACGCGCTCGGTGACTTCTCCGCGGCCCACCACAGGCTGACCCTCGCCTACGCGGCACGGTCCTGCGCCATGGTGGTCAGGTCCGAGGACGTGCTCGCATGA